In the Acidimicrobiia bacterium genome, one interval contains:
- a CDS encoding antibiotic biosynthesis monooxygenase, producing the protein MHYILTTRCRVQPGKMEAFLRDVQQWEEAAMGLAEAPEHHAVYLSRVEPSEALVITRFENKARADAFAETGLLERFHKQILTCAVTTSEAEGFDLYYAAGPGGPRVVFGTDTETGS; encoded by the coding sequence ATGCACTACATCCTCACCACGCGTTGCCGGGTGCAACCCGGAAAGATGGAGGCGTTCCTCCGGGATGTTCAACAGTGGGAAGAGGCGGCAATGGGCCTGGCGGAGGCTCCCGAGCACCACGCGGTCTACCTCTCGAGGGTCGAACCGTCGGAAGCTCTGGTCATCACTCGGTTCGAAAACAAAGCGCGAGCCGACGCGTTCGCCGAAACGGGGCTGCTCGAACGATTCCACAAGCAGATCCTGACGTGCGCCGTCACGACCTCCGAAGCGGAAGGATTCGACCTCTACTACGCCGCCGGGCCTGGTGGCCCGCGGGTTGTGTTCGGTACGGACACAGAAACCGGCAGTTGA
- a CDS encoding CoA-binding protein, which yields MGTPATLDEIRRIYAEAKTIAVVGASNDPTRAAHNVPAYLQEQGYRIIPVNPFHPRLFGEKSYAGLLDIDEPIDVVDVFRPPESAPDIARNAIAIGAHVLWLQLGIVSEEAAALATEAGLMVIMDRCMGQMHAKLGLGPGPVHGI from the coding sequence ATGGGGACTCCGGCAACACTCGACGAGATTCGCCGCATCTACGCGGAAGCGAAAACGATCGCGGTCGTCGGCGCCTCCAATGACCCGACCCGGGCTGCTCACAACGTTCCCGCTTACCTTCAGGAGCAGGGGTACCGGATCATCCCGGTCAACCCGTTCCATCCCCGGTTGTTCGGCGAGAAATCGTACGCCGGTTTGCTGGACATCGACGAGCCGATCGATGTGGTGGATGTGTTCCGTCCACCGGAGTCGGCGCCCGACATAGCCCGCAACGCAATCGCAATCGGCGCGCACGTGCTCTGGTTGCAGCTTGGGATCGTGTCGGAGGAAGCCGCCGCCCTAGCCACCGAGGCCGGCCTGATGGTGATCATGGACCGGTGCATGGGCCAGATGCACGCCAAGCTTGGCCTGGGACCGGGTCCGGTCCACGGCATCTGA
- a CDS encoding SRPBCC family protein: MKFAQEFQVGRPLPEVWALFQDVPAVAQCMPGAELTADKGGGVFAGLVSVKLGPLNPTFEGEATAIYDDAAKEIQLTGSGVDRTGGSRGRVNVEVGLRDVESATVVAVDANITLSGAASRFGRTGLMEEMANRLINEFVACLEAKLAAGTEAEAASVQAREVRGLSLFLSSIAGWLSRLFRRLFGTK, from the coding sequence ATGAAGTTCGCGCAAGAGTTCCAGGTCGGTAGGCCGCTGCCGGAGGTCTGGGCGCTGTTTCAGGATGTTCCCGCGGTCGCACAGTGCATGCCGGGCGCGGAGCTCACCGCGGACAAGGGCGGCGGGGTCTTCGCCGGCCTGGTGTCGGTGAAGCTGGGGCCACTGAACCCGACCTTTGAGGGCGAAGCGACTGCTATCTACGACGACGCTGCGAAGGAAATCCAATTGACTGGTTCCGGGGTCGACCGAACGGGCGGAAGCCGTGGCCGCGTCAATGTTGAGGTCGGGCTGCGCGACGTCGAATCTGCGACGGTCGTTGCCGTCGACGCCAACATCACCCTCTCGGGAGCGGCGTCCCGATTCGGTAGGACCGGCCTAATGGAGGAGATGGCCAACCGGCTCATCAATGAATTCGTCGCATGCCTCGAGGCGAAGCTGGCAGCCGGCACAGAAGCCGAGGCTGCCTCGGTTCAGGCCAGGGAGGTGCGAGGACTCTCGTTATTCCTCTCCAGCATCGCCGGATGGCTGAGCCGTTTGTTCCGAAGGCTGTTCGGGACGAAGTAG
- a CDS encoding XdhC family protein, with product MSELSQILSAVRGAPDPSWALVTVVGVSGSTYRLPGAKQLLRADGTSVGTVSGGCLDADLVRIVGEVIESQRARFVTYDLSADDDEVWGFGLGCNGVTEVLVEPAASATSLIEELAATREASHGLAAVTVVDGPGIGSRLFVRAGGQTSGSLGDEDHDRAARESGRAALAAGRHSELVTDSLRAFIEVQVPAPQLIVCGAGHDAIPLVRYGSELGWRVTVVDDRGAYLTHNRFPQATALIAGRAEDLPDLVVLDGRTDAIVMTHNYLRDVEFLRRLIASPVRYIGMLGPRARTDRIITDLQRDGVVMPSAEPARLYAPAGLDIGAEGPEQVAWAILAEMQAVARGRSGSPLRDRRAGIHEGLKEGTP from the coding sequence GTGAGCGAGCTGTCGCAGATTCTGTCGGCGGTCAGAGGGGCGCCCGACCCATCATGGGCGCTGGTAACGGTCGTCGGCGTCTCCGGTTCGACCTACCGTCTCCCGGGGGCGAAGCAACTCCTGCGCGCCGACGGGACCTCGGTTGGAACCGTCAGCGGCGGCTGTCTCGATGCCGATCTCGTGCGCATCGTCGGTGAGGTGATCGAATCCCAACGGGCACGTTTCGTCACCTACGATCTCAGTGCCGACGACGACGAAGTCTGGGGGTTCGGGTTGGGATGCAACGGGGTCACGGAGGTGCTGGTGGAGCCGGCCGCTTCTGCAACGTCGCTCATAGAGGAACTGGCGGCCACCCGGGAGGCGAGCCATGGATTGGCAGCGGTCACCGTCGTCGACGGCCCGGGGATCGGCTCCCGGCTCTTCGTCCGGGCCGGCGGCCAGACTTCGGGCAGCCTCGGCGACGAAGACCACGACCGGGCCGCCCGGGAGTCTGGGCGGGCAGCACTCGCGGCCGGCCGCCACTCCGAGCTGGTGACCGATAGCTTGCGCGCGTTCATCGAGGTGCAGGTTCCTGCTCCCCAGCTGATCGTGTGCGGCGCCGGGCACGACGCCATACCGCTGGTGCGCTACGGATCCGAACTGGGCTGGCGAGTCACGGTGGTCGATGACCGCGGTGCATATCTCACACACAACAGGTTCCCTCAGGCGACCGCGCTGATTGCCGGCCGTGCCGAAGATCTCCCGGATCTCGTCGTGCTGGACGGTCGCACCGACGCCATCGTGATGACCCACAACTACCTGCGGGACGTCGAGTTCCTGCGCCGTCTCATCGCATCGCCCGTTCGTTACATCGGAATGCTCGGACCGCGGGCGCGCACCGACCGCATCATCACGGACCTTCAGCGGGACGGCGTGGTGATGCCGTCTGCCGAGCCGGCCAGGCTGTACGCACCGGCCGGACTCGACATCGGTGCAGAAGGCCCGGAGCAGGTCGCCTGGGCGATTCTGGCCGAGATGCAGGCAGTGGCACGAGGACGCTCAGGCAGTCCGCTGCGAGATCGCCGGGCCGGCATCCACGAGGGCCTAAAGGAGGGAACCCCATGA
- a CDS encoding (2Fe-2S)-binding protein — MRVTITVNGTTRETEVEPRTLLVDYLRDDLALSGTNIGCDTSQCGACTVHLDGQPVKSCTILAVQADGSSVTTIEGLSGNDGLHPMQAAFREMHGLQCGFCTSGMIMAAVKLVEDGGDLSDRGIRERLEGNLCRCTGYENIVRSIRHYAREVESHAPLEGDEAKPHHRTLLEAEELAARRQS; from the coding sequence TTGAGAGTCACAATCACCGTCAATGGAACGACCAGAGAAACCGAGGTTGAGCCGCGCACGCTGCTCGTGGACTACCTCCGCGATGACCTGGCCCTGAGCGGCACCAACATCGGCTGCGATACCAGCCAATGTGGGGCTTGTACCGTCCACCTCGATGGCCAGCCGGTCAAGTCCTGCACCATCCTGGCCGTGCAGGCCGATGGTTCGTCGGTCACCACCATCGAGGGCCTGTCCGGCAACGATGGGCTCCACCCGATGCAGGCTGCCTTCCGCGAGATGCACGGTCTCCAGTGCGGCTTCTGCACCTCCGGCATGATCATGGCCGCCGTGAAACTCGTCGAGGACGGCGGAGACCTGTCCGATCGTGGGATTCGGGAACGGCTCGAGGGCAACCTGTGCCGCTGCACGGGCTACGAGAACATCGTTCGCTCGATCCGGCACTACGCCCGCGAGGTGGAGTCTCATGCGCCGCTCGAAGGCGATGAGGCCAAGCCACACCACCGGACGTTGCTCGAAGCTGAGGAACTGGCGGCGAGGAGGCAATCATGA
- a CDS encoding xanthine dehydrogenase family protein molybdopterin-binding subunit translates to MTDRPFGASLKRVEDARLITGNGRYTNNFTQPGMVHMAVVRSPYAHARILAIDVAEALGMPGVIGVYTGQQMRDAGFGGIPCAWVVPDSDTKTPEHPPIAVDTVRYVGDAVAMVVAETERQARDATFAVDVDYDVLEAVTDGHAATADGAPKLHDDVDNNVCFHWTVAGGDIDAAFAGADVVVTDTIINQRLIPMAMEPRASLARWDVAMEELTLWVTSQNPHIVRFLLSLDTGIPEHKIRVIAPDVGGGFGSKIPHYPEDSMVIFASQQTGLPVKWHESRSENFQATSHGRDHYQEVEMAATADGKLLGLRAKVWANLGAYLSTASTGVPTILHGLMLSGAYTLPAVHEDVYGVFTNTTPVDAYRGAGRPEATLMVERLMDLVAHEIGMDPAELRRKNLIPPFTEGHEVITGLVYDTGNYEPALDQAMQMVDYPALRAQQAQLRKEGRYIGIGIVTYTEICGLGPSEVAGAVGFGGGLWESAIVRFHPSGKVNVMIGVNPHGQGEETTFAQIVADQLGLPVGDVVIVYGDTDQTPMGWGTYGSRTTPVASGAIMGAITKIKEKGVKIAAHLLEASTEDIEFADGKFSVKGSRDKSMTIQDIALAANTAWDMPEGVEPGLEASAFFNPSNFVYPFGTHIAVVEVDPETGEIELQRYAAVDDCGPIINPMIVEGQIHGGIVQGVAQVLWEGAGYDEDGNLVTGSLMDYAIPKASFFPPFELGKTETPTPVNPLGVKGVGETGTIGSTPTVYNAVIDALLPLGVNKVDMPMTPERVWRAIRDAEGGL, encoded by the coding sequence ATGACCGATCGACCATTTGGTGCTTCGCTGAAGCGGGTCGAGGATGCGCGCCTCATCACCGGCAACGGCCGCTACACCAACAACTTCACTCAACCAGGCATGGTGCACATGGCGGTTGTCAGGTCACCATACGCCCATGCCCGGATCCTGGCCATCGATGTCGCTGAGGCGCTCGGCATGCCCGGCGTGATCGGCGTCTATACCGGTCAACAGATGCGGGACGCTGGGTTCGGAGGGATCCCCTGTGCCTGGGTGGTGCCCGACTCGGACACGAAGACGCCCGAACATCCGCCTATCGCCGTCGACACGGTCCGCTACGTCGGTGACGCAGTCGCCATGGTCGTGGCCGAAACGGAGCGGCAGGCCCGGGATGCCACCTTTGCGGTCGATGTCGACTACGACGTCCTCGAGGCCGTCACCGACGGGCACGCCGCCACCGCCGACGGAGCGCCGAAACTCCACGACGACGTTGACAACAATGTCTGTTTCCACTGGACGGTGGCCGGTGGCGACATCGATGCTGCGTTTGCCGGGGCCGATGTGGTGGTCACCGACACGATCATCAACCAGCGTCTGATCCCAATGGCGATGGAGCCACGGGCCTCGCTGGCACGCTGGGACGTGGCGATGGAAGAGCTGACGCTGTGGGTCACGAGCCAGAATCCGCACATCGTCCGCTTCCTGTTGTCGCTCGATACCGGCATACCCGAACACAAGATCCGGGTGATCGCCCCCGACGTCGGAGGCGGGTTTGGTTCCAAGATCCCGCACTATCCGGAAGATTCGATGGTGATCTTCGCTTCCCAGCAGACGGGCCTCCCTGTCAAATGGCACGAGAGCCGCAGTGAGAACTTCCAGGCGACCAGCCACGGACGGGACCACTACCAGGAAGTGGAGATGGCAGCCACCGCCGATGGCAAGCTCCTCGGCCTCAGAGCCAAAGTGTGGGCGAACCTGGGTGCCTACCTGTCGACAGCCTCAACGGGCGTTCCAACCATCCTGCACGGGCTGATGCTGTCCGGTGCCTACACGCTTCCTGCCGTCCACGAGGACGTCTACGGCGTGTTCACGAACACGACCCCGGTCGATGCCTATCGTGGCGCCGGCCGCCCGGAGGCGACGCTGATGGTCGAGCGGCTGATGGATCTCGTTGCCCATGAGATCGGGATGGACCCGGCCGAGTTGCGGCGCAAGAACCTCATTCCCCCGTTCACCGAGGGACACGAGGTGATCACCGGCCTCGTCTACGACACCGGTAACTACGAACCGGCCCTCGACCAGGCCATGCAGATGGTCGACTACCCGGCCCTGCGGGCTCAGCAGGCGCAACTGCGCAAGGAGGGCAGATACATCGGCATCGGCATTGTCACGTACACCGAGATCTGCGGGCTCGGCCCCTCCGAGGTAGCCGGTGCGGTCGGCTTCGGCGGCGGGTTATGGGAGAGCGCTATCGTCCGGTTCCACCCGTCCGGCAAGGTCAACGTGATGATCGGCGTCAACCCGCACGGCCAGGGAGAAGAAACCACTTTCGCTCAGATCGTGGCCGACCAGCTCGGGTTGCCGGTCGGCGACGTTGTCATCGTGTACGGCGATACCGACCAAACGCCGATGGGCTGGGGAACGTACGGCAGCCGCACGACGCCGGTAGCCAGCGGAGCCATCATGGGTGCGATCACGAAGATCAAGGAGAAGGGAGTCAAGATCGCGGCCCATCTTCTCGAAGCGTCGACGGAGGACATCGAATTCGCAGATGGCAAGTTCTCGGTCAAGGGGTCGCGGGACAAGTCGATGACCATTCAGGACATCGCACTGGCGGCCAACACGGCCTGGGACATGCCGGAAGGGGTTGAGCCGGGGCTCGAGGCTTCAGCGTTCTTCAATCCGTCGAACTTCGTCTACCCGTTCGGGACGCACATCGCGGTGGTGGAGGTCGATCCGGAGACCGGGGAGATCGAACTGCAGCGGTACGCGGCGGTCGACGACTGCGGACCGATTATCAACCCGATGATCGTCGAAGGCCAGATCCATGGAGGGATCGTTCAGGGCGTGGCGCAAGTCCTGTGGGAGGGGGCAGGTTACGACGAGGACGGGAATCTCGTCACCGGCTCCCTAATGGACTACGCCATTCCCAAGGCCAGTTTCTTCCCGCCGTTTGAACTCGGTAAGACCGAAACGCCGACGCCGGTCAACCCGCTCGGAGTGAAAGGTGTCGGGGAAACGGGAACGATCGGCTCGACGCCGACCGTCTACAACGCCGTGATCGATGCGCTCCTCCCGCTGGGTGTGAACAAGGTCGACATGCCGATGACCCCGGAGCGGGTCTGGCGGGCAATACGCGACGCGGAGGGAGGTCTCTGA
- a CDS encoding xanthine dehydrogenase family protein subunit M codes for MHPAPFDYQRPVTLDEAFSLLGAEGARPLAGGHSLLPAMKLRVSNPATLVDISRIPGLDAIEQNGGGLTIGALATHEVVAASTVVATHCRILAETAAHIGDAQVRARGTMGGSIAHADPAADYPTTLLALGATVNTASVAGTRQVAIGDFFVDIFTTALELGELITSVTIPSLPAGTGGVYLKHRHPASSYAVVGIAAIVMMEGGSITGARLAVGGVAGKPVAVDVSALTGQAPSPEVFASAAGAVAGALGNPIGDLYASGEYRVHLAGVLARRALAAAAERTAG; via the coding sequence ATGCATCCCGCACCTTTTGACTATCAGCGACCGGTCACCCTGGACGAGGCGTTCAGTCTCCTCGGCGCAGAGGGCGCTCGCCCCCTGGCGGGCGGCCACAGTCTCCTTCCGGCGATGAAGTTGCGGGTCAGCAACCCGGCAACACTGGTCGACATCAGCCGGATCCCCGGTCTGGATGCCATCGAGCAGAACGGCGGCGGCCTGACCATCGGCGCGCTCGCCACCCATGAAGTGGTGGCCGCCTCGACGGTGGTCGCCACTCATTGCCGGATTCTCGCCGAGACGGCCGCCCACATCGGCGATGCGCAGGTGCGAGCGCGCGGCACGATGGGGGGCAGCATTGCCCACGCCGACCCGGCCGCCGACTATCCCACGACGCTGCTGGCGTTGGGGGCGACGGTCAACACGGCTTCAGTGGCCGGTACCAGACAGGTCGCGATTGGTGACTTCTTCGTCGACATCTTCACTACGGCTCTCGAGCTCGGTGAGCTGATCACGTCGGTTACCATCCCGTCCTTGCCGGCCGGAACCGGCGGTGTCTACCTCAAGCACCGTCATCCCGCTTCGAGCTATGCCGTGGTTGGTATTGCCGCCATCGTGATGATGGAGGGCGGTTCGATCACCGGTGCGCGTCTCGCCGTCGGGGGAGTGGCGGGCAAGCCTGTTGCCGTCGACGTGTCCGCCTTGACCGGTCAGGCACCGTCACCCGAGGTGTTCGCATCAGCCGCCGGCGCGGTAGCCGGGGCACTCGGCAACCCGATCGGAGACCTCTACGCCTCCGGGGAGTATCGGGTCCACCTGGCCGGCGTCCTGGCCCGACGAGCACTGGCAGCCGCAGCCGAGCGTACCGCCGGTTGA
- a CDS encoding MoxR family ATPase, whose protein sequence is MIPSSVDQVSEAFTSRDYIADRSLAVTVHLALELGRPLFLEGEAGVGKTEVAKVLAAVLDEPLIRLQCYEGLDANHALYEWDYARQMLAIRLLEVKGEGAKADVADIMSREYLVARPLLQAVEAAATGRRPVLLIDELDRADEEFEAYLLEFLSDFQVTIPEIGTIRAATAPVVVVTSNRTREIHDALKRRCIYHWIDYPTFERETAIVHRKIPGISAELAAELARAMERLRTMDLFKPPGVAETLDWAASLAVLGSARLSPEVADSTLGVILKYQEDIERVRTTGVERLLTAG, encoded by the coding sequence GTGATCCCTTCATCAGTCGATCAGGTCAGCGAGGCATTTACTTCTCGTGACTACATCGCCGATCGCAGCCTGGCGGTGACGGTGCACCTCGCGCTGGAGCTTGGACGTCCGCTGTTCCTCGAAGGCGAAGCGGGCGTCGGCAAGACAGAGGTCGCCAAGGTCCTGGCCGCCGTGCTCGATGAACCCCTCATCCGCCTCCAGTGCTACGAAGGTCTGGATGCCAACCATGCCCTTTACGAGTGGGATTATGCCCGCCAGATGCTGGCCATCCGTTTGCTCGAGGTAAAGGGGGAGGGGGCCAAGGCGGACGTAGCCGACATCATGAGCCGGGAATACCTGGTGGCGAGACCACTCTTGCAGGCAGTCGAAGCGGCCGCCACGGGCAGGCGACCGGTGCTGCTGATCGACGAGCTCGATCGGGCCGATGAGGAGTTCGAGGCCTATCTGCTCGAGTTCCTCTCCGACTTCCAGGTGACCATTCCTGAGATCGGCACCATCCGGGCTGCAACGGCGCCGGTGGTCGTGGTGACCTCTAACCGGACACGGGAGATTCACGACGCTCTCAAACGCCGGTGCATCTACCACTGGATCGACTACCCGACCTTCGAGCGCGAGACTGCGATCGTCCATCGCAAGATCCCGGGTATCAGCGCGGAACTGGCCGCTGAGTTGGCCCGGGCGATGGAACGGCTCCGCACCATGGACCTGTTCAAACCGCCCGGGGTTGCGGAGACGCTCGACTGGGCGGCATCACTCGCCGTGCTCGGGTCGGCCCGTCTTTCTCCAGAAGTCGCCGACTCCACGCTGGGTGTCATTCTCAAGTACCAGGAGGACATCGAACGGGTGCGGACGACGGGCGTCGAGAGGTTGCTCACGGCCGGATGA
- a CDS encoding VWA domain-containing protein, whose protein sequence is MNASPPTEPFTDNLVHFARYLRTRGLPVTSETAADLLRAALIVGLDNPEDAFHALRAVTITRPDHQLVFNEAWELFFGSGRSPRAPKLDTIEFQTWRRNPTLRVIAPTSAEASDDDAAEPKEVAEQMGGSYSERLAGKDFTELTPEEQEEVRRIMARMIWQPAETLGRRWEPARSGYRPDLRRTLRNLVGSKADLLPLAFVAPRPRRRPLLVVADVSGSMERYVEMLLYFIHAARGKLGRLEAFVFATHLTRITRQVRHRDPRIALSQISAAVNDWSGGTRIGESLETFNREWSRRVVRGGPIALIISDGWDRGDPDVLRKQMGIFSRSVHRVIWLNPLAGRPGFAPETRGMQAALPFVDDFLPAANLRDLREVIRTLESVPGHRRPRPVGGDAHGSPPFSRGIPTS, encoded by the coding sequence ATGAACGCCTCGCCCCCCACCGAGCCGTTCACCGATAACCTCGTTCACTTCGCCCGGTACCTCCGTACCCGAGGCTTGCCCGTCACGTCCGAGACGGCCGCCGATCTCCTCCGAGCGGCCCTGATCGTCGGACTCGACAACCCGGAGGACGCCTTTCATGCCCTGCGGGCCGTCACGATCACCCGCCCGGACCATCAGTTGGTCTTCAATGAAGCGTGGGAGCTGTTCTTCGGATCGGGCCGCTCTCCACGAGCCCCGAAACTAGACACGATCGAGTTCCAGACCTGGCGCCGAAACCCGACCCTGCGGGTGATCGCCCCGACCTCAGCTGAAGCGAGTGACGATGACGCGGCGGAGCCGAAGGAGGTGGCAGAGCAGATGGGCGGTTCCTACTCGGAACGGCTCGCCGGCAAGGATTTCACCGAGCTGACCCCGGAGGAGCAGGAAGAGGTCCGGCGGATCATGGCCCGCATGATCTGGCAGCCCGCCGAGACGCTGGGACGACGGTGGGAGCCGGCCCGGTCTGGATACAGGCCCGATCTGCGGCGCACCCTTCGGAACCTCGTAGGGAGCAAGGCCGATCTTCTGCCGCTCGCCTTCGTCGCGCCCCGCCCTCGCCGCCGTCCATTGCTGGTAGTTGCGGACGTGTCCGGCTCGATGGAGCGCTACGTCGAGATGCTCCTCTATTTCATCCACGCCGCCCGTGGGAAGCTGGGCCGTCTGGAGGCGTTCGTTTTCGCCACTCATCTGACCCGGATAACCCGACAAGTTCGGCACCGCGATCCGCGCATTGCCCTGTCACAGATCTCGGCGGCTGTGAACGACTGGTCGGGTGGAACGAGGATCGGGGAGTCGCTCGAAACCTTCAATCGGGAGTGGAGCCGCCGGGTGGTGCGGGGCGGGCCGATTGCGTTGATCATTTCGGACGGCTGGGACCGGGGTGACCCGGACGTGCTGCGGAAGCAGATGGGCATCTTCAGCCGGAGTGTGCACCGGGTGATCTGGCTCAACCCACTCGCCGGCCGGCCCGGATTCGCCCCGGAAACACGTGGCATGCAGGCCGCCCTGCCGTTCGTCGACGACTTCCTCCCCGCCGCAAACCTGCGCGATCTGCGAGAAGTGATCCGGACACTCGAGTCGGTGCCGGGCCACCGGCGTCCGCGCCCCGTCGGTGGCGACGCTCACGGTTCCCCTCCGTTTTCGCGCGGGATTCCCACCTCATAG
- a CDS encoding haloacid dehalogenase type II — MPPVVVFDVNETLLDLSVLDAPLQRILGEGPVRREWFAQLIQLALVVTLTDSYLNFKVLAGEALDLVAGRRGVVLDDEARSSVVGQITHLPAHPEVPAALDLLRTGGVRLVALTNSPPATAEAQLTNAGLIDRFERVMSVDPTRRFKPHPAPYEMAADELGIGPTRLWMVAAHDWDIAGAMRVGYKGAFVDRPGQDFASAYPAPDLVGADVAEVAQSLLTQD; from the coding sequence ATGCCGCCAGTTGTCGTTTTCGATGTGAATGAAACCCTGCTCGATCTCTCTGTACTCGACGCCCCCCTGCAGCGGATCCTCGGTGAAGGCCCGGTGCGCCGCGAGTGGTTCGCGCAGTTGATCCAGCTAGCGCTCGTCGTCACACTCACCGACTCCTACCTGAACTTCAAAGTGCTGGCGGGTGAAGCTTTGGACCTCGTCGCCGGCCGGCGCGGCGTCGTTCTCGATGACGAGGCCCGCTCGTCTGTAGTGGGACAAATCACTCACCTCCCTGCCCATCCGGAGGTCCCGGCCGCCCTCGATCTGCTGCGAACCGGCGGAGTCCGGTTGGTGGCGCTCACCAACTCACCTCCGGCGACGGCCGAGGCGCAACTGACCAACGCCGGGCTGATCGACCGTTTTGAACGGGTCATGTCGGTGGATCCAACCAGACGCTTCAAACCGCACCCGGCTCCCTACGAGATGGCGGCTGACGAACTCGGTATCGGCCCGACCCGGTTGTGGATGGTTGCGGCCCACGACTGGGACATCGCCGGGGCGATGCGCGTCGGGTACAAGGGAGCGTTCGTCGACCGACCCGGTCAGGATTTCGCCTCGGCATACCCGGCGCCTGATCTGGTTGGCGCCGACGTGGCCGAAGTGGCCCAGAGCCTGCTCACCCAAGACTGA
- a CDS encoding DUF2804 domain-containing protein: MQQEITKASPLLADDGRLSQVGWARQPLLDCNLEQSRVYRLRPLQRLRIKRWDYYGVTFPGGYFSATIAHLGYAGQIFIYLVDFAAATFREATITIPLGRGVELARNSDQGTSSYRGKKAKLEFATDGDTRAVHVDWSGFGGERLVADLYYQQPPESTVVAIPIGERRFYYNRKINCMPVKGALTVGNTAYPIEPDTSSGNLDWGRGVWDYDSFWVWASASGFLDDGRRIGLNMGYGFGDTSAATENTVLLDGRTHKLEGVDFAYDDRNFMRPWRMRSDRVDLEFTPFLDRFAHTNLLIIRSGVHQMFGRYAGTVVIDGGEELRIRDLVGWAEEHHARW, translated from the coding sequence GTGCAACAAGAAATCACCAAAGCCTCGCCGCTTCTCGCCGACGACGGGCGTCTGAGTCAGGTCGGATGGGCCAGGCAGCCGCTCCTCGACTGCAACCTCGAGCAGTCCCGGGTCTACCGGTTGCGCCCGTTGCAGCGACTCCGGATCAAACGCTGGGACTATTACGGCGTTACCTTTCCTGGTGGATACTTCTCGGCCACCATCGCCCACCTCGGGTATGCCGGACAGATCTTCATCTATCTCGTCGACTTCGCAGCTGCCACGTTTCGCGAGGCAACCATCACAATTCCTCTGGGGCGGGGTGTCGAACTCGCCCGCAACAGCGATCAGGGAACGAGCAGCTATCGCGGAAAGAAGGCGAAACTCGAGTTCGCTACCGACGGGGATACCCGGGCCGTGCACGTCGACTGGTCGGGGTTCGGTGGAGAGCGGCTCGTCGCCGACTTGTACTATCAGCAGCCCCCGGAATCGACCGTGGTGGCCATACCGATCGGCGAGCGGCGTTTCTACTACAACCGGAAGATCAACTGCATGCCGGTCAAGGGGGCGCTAACCGTCGGCAATACGGCGTACCCGATTGAACCAGACACCAGCTCCGGCAACCTCGACTGGGGGAGAGGAGTGTGGGACTACGACTCGTTCTGGGTGTGGGCCAGCGCCTCAGGGTTCCTCGACGATGGCCGCCGCATCGGATTGAACATGGGCTATGGGTTCGGGGATACCTCCGCCGCAACGGAGAACACCGTGCTGCTGGACGGTCGGACCCACAAGCTGGAGGGAGTCGACTTCGCATACGATGATCGGAACTTCATGCGGCCGTGGCGGATGCGCTCCGATCGCGTTGATCTCGAATTCACGCCGTTTCTCGATCGGTTCGCACACACCAACCTGCTCATCATCAGGTCGGGTGTACACCAGATGTTCGGACGCTACGCGGGGACCGTCGTGATCGACGGCGGCGAAGAGCTCCGAATTCGTGATCTCGTCGGCTGGGCCGAGGAGCACCACGCCCGCTGGTGA